In the genome of Anabrus simplex isolate iqAnaSimp1 chromosome 6, ASM4041472v1, whole genome shotgun sequence, one region contains:
- the LOC136875441 gene encoding actin-binding protein IPP-like, with translation MFPYGRNVDDDVGDGALVEDGRQAAFPFLTTPSGNFKVVPDQVVFESKKLSVLVANPKRTKVNVTADLGAIYDIISSSNNKQPSSLHNEFECIFTNCAERSELQETQEEFDLQSLGFRTESIEWNKIPDLDKSDIVKLILYRITNQVGSDFTVRIGQELFSCHLLVLQCYSLYFDSLKEAKRVDIPESNVSPAAFNAIYHWMISTGVDSYRLMTRDNILDVLTASKFLGVQELEGCCWSLLDSDEVFSEDAAFQLYMKAKKIGNTTVMELMIPRIRRFFLTLVSSRDFLELAVEDVCTILRSSYIAVHGEIEIFMSAVRWLMRDWVRRKNHVLTVMRCIRFGHIAPWQLVDIRRNPENPQFTEITSTNEVTRLVEDGLAYAIVRHWYGSGTPEYYHWIGVLGLEEPVPRNWIGDDKVIITFKEFLSDLDTYRHPKALANIPVRCKTTSGPTGDINSFFQDIKCHNDASFSTLTKYMSQECYDRNAENETLYQGIDRGEFSSSRRSEEFVPKTYSNYEESTDPCIQDKESPLLTEEAPVETVAHASSTYMTVAKCTKQMSISALGPSNKNYLAEGSLFFPEREAVLVFGGVDPHSQYGISRNSGKDIYRYQPDANVWELVGELPEPRHHHSVAFLKGRVYLVGGADPRDDDVRGKSVVVSTVWSYEPVTRSWFSESGMLTPRKNFGLVVSNGKMFAIGGQDRMGRILSSVERFDPISGAWEEVAPLGVGRMGVAATKFRELIWVAGGMTCSKKSPLSKVVECYDTRQNIWFPFTTLRFPCCFGRLYTMNDSLYLIGGAGRMTERDHTTSSLGVIDVWNIQAKEWHLQAEMSIPRHGHSVAYLGTQLLIIGGVTTVYMRALSNVECFCCERGTWIRGVSNLPTTLSGHGSITLPPASLM, from the coding sequence atgtttccataTGGAAGGAACGTTGATGACGATGTTGGGGACGGTGCTCTGGTTGAGGACGGCAGACAAGCAGCTTTCCCATTTCTCACAACACCAAGTGGAAACTTCAAAGTTGTTCCAGATCAAGTGGTGTTTGAATCAAAGAAGTTGAGTGTTTTGGTGGCCAATCCTAAACGCACAAAAGTTAATGTTACTGCAGATCTGGGAGCAATATATGATATCATTAGTAGCAGTAACAACAAACAACCATCATCTCTTCACAATGAATTTGAATGTATTTTCACTAACTGTGCAGAGAGGAGTGAATTACAAGAAACGCAAGAAGAATTTGATCTTCAGTCACTCGGATTCAGAACGGAATCAATTGAGTGGAATAAAATTCCTGATCTTGATAAATCAGATATTGTAAAACTTATCTTGTATCGGATCACAAACCAAGTTGGTTCAGATTTCACTGTGCGAATTGGACAAGAGCTCTTTAGTTGCCATCTCCTTGTGCTACAGTGCTATTCCTTGTATTTTGATAGCTTAAAAGAAGCTAAAAGAGTTGACATTCCAGAAAGCAATGTCTCCCCAGCAGCTTTCAATGCCATATATCATTGGATGATTTCAACTGGGGTAGATAGCTACCGATTGATGACACGGGACAATATCCTGGATGTTCTAACAGCATCCAAGTTTCTGGGAGTCCAAGAGCTCGAGGGCTGCTGCTGGTCCTTGCTTGATTCTGACGAAGTGTTCTCAGAAGATGCAGCTTTCCAACTTTATATGAAGGCCAAGAAGATAGGAAACACGACTGTGATGGAACTAATGATACCTCGAATTAGACGCTTCTTTCTAACCCTGGTTAGCTCGAGAGACTTCCTCGAATTGGCAGTTGAAGACGTGTGTACGATTCTCAGATCCAGCTACATCGCTGTCCATGGAGAGATAGAGATCTTTATGTCAGCTGTACGATGGCTCATGCGTGACTGGGTTAGACGTAAGAACCACGTTTTAACTGTAATGAGGTGCATTAGGTTTGGTCACATTGCTCCTTGGCAACTCGTTGACATCCGAAGGAATCCTGAAAACCCACAATTTACAGAAATCACATCTACAAATGAAGTAACACGTCTTGTCGAAGATGGTCTTGCATATGCTATTGTACGACACTggtatgggagtgggactccagaATATTATCATTGGATAGGTGTACTTGGGCTTGAGGAGCCAGTTCCCAGAAATTGGATTGGtgatgataaagtaataataaCTTTTAAAGAATTTCTCTCAGACCTGGATACTTATCGTCACCCCAAAGCTCTGGCTAACATTCCTGTGAGGTGCAAAACCACCAGTGGGCCAACTGGAGACATTAACTCTTTCTTTCAGGACATTAAATGTCACAATGATGCTTCTTTCTCTACGCTAACGAAATATATGAGTCAAGAATGCTATGATAGGAATGCTGAAAATGAAACTTTATATCAAGGCATTGATAGAGGTGAATTCTCTTCTTCCAGAAGGTCTGAGGAGTTTGTCCCAAAAACATATTCAAACTATGAGGAAAGCACTGATCCCTGTATTCAAGATAAGGAAAGCCCCTTACTTACAGAAGAAGCTCCGGTAGAGACAGTAGCTCATGCATCTTCTACTTATATGACTGTAGCGAAATGCACAAAGCAGATGAGTATAAGTGCGTTAGGCCCTAGCAATAAGAATTACTTGGCAGAAGGATCTTTGTTCTTCCCAGAGCGCGAGGCTGTCCTTGTATTTGGTGGTGTGGACCCTCACTCCCAGTATGGTATTTCTCGTAATTCTGGTAAAGACATCTACCGTTACCAACCAGATGCAAACGTGTGGGAATTGGTTGGGGAATTACCTGAACCTCGTCATCATCACTCCGTAGCTTTCTTAAAGGGACGAGTGTACTTAGTCGGCGGAGCAGATCCTCGAGACGATGACGTGCGAGGAAAGTCTGTCGTAGTTAGCACGGTGTGGAGTTACGAACCAGTCACTAGATCGTGGTTCAGCGAATCAGGAATGCTAACTCCCAGGAAGAATTTTGGCCTAGTTGTGAGCAATGGGAAAATGTTTGCAATAGGAGGGCAAGATCGAATGGGGAGGATCCTGTCATCAGTTGAGCGGTTTGATCCCATATCTGGAGCATGGGAAGAAGTGGCACCATTAGGTGTGGGTCGCATGGGAGTTGCGGCCACTAAGTTCCGTGAGCTGATATGGGTCGCTGGTGGTATGACCTGCAGCAAGAAGAGTCCACTCTCCAAAGTAGTGGAATGCTACGATACACGACAAAATATTTGGTTTCCTTTCACCACATTGCGCTTTCCTTGTTGCTTTGGACGTCTCTACACCATGAACGATTCTCTGTACTTAATCGGTGGTGCTGGACGTATGACAGAAAGAGATCATACAACTTCTAGTTTGGGGGTTATTGATGTATGGAACATTCAAGCAAAGGAATGGCATCTTCAGGCAGAAATGTCTATTCCACGACATGGACACTCCGTTGCATATCTAGGAACACAGCTGCTGATAATTGGTGGGGTGACAACAGTGTATATGCGAGCATTGAGCAACGTGGAGTGTTTCTGCTGTGAACGTGGCACATGGATACGAGGTGTGTCTAATCTCCCAACAACTCTCTCTGGACATGGCTCTATTACCTTACCACCTGCCTCATTAATGTAA